In a genomic window of Arthrobacter woluwensis:
- a CDS encoding glycoside hydrolase family 1 protein translates to MSKTVTRPATGPFPEGFLWGGATAANQVEGAYAEGGKGLSIQDVMPHGITTPPTEGPTPDNLKQVAVDSYHRYAEDIALFAEMGFKVYRFSIAWSRIFPLGDEAAPNEEGLAYYGRVLDELEKHGIEPLVTISHYETPLHLARQYGGWTNRELIGFYERYCRVLFERFGARVKYWLTFNEINSVIHEPFMSGGIPTPREDLTDSDLYQAIHHELVASARVTRLARDIMPEARIGCMILALPVYPLTPAPADVVKAMDTAHASYAFGDIHCRGEYPGYLLRFFRDNGIELEITEQDREDLRNTVDFVSFSYYMSICETADPDHQVQGPGNIMGGVPNPTLEASEWGWQIDPQGLRVVLNDYWERWQKPLFIVENGLGAKDQLVEVDGVKTVEDDYRIRYLNDHLVQVREAIADGAQVLGYTTWGCIDIVSASTAQLSKRYGFIYVDRNDDGSGTLERHRKKSFGWYRDVIAANGANLV, encoded by the coding sequence ATGAGCAAGACCGTGACCCGGCCCGCGACCGGCCCCTTCCCGGAGGGCTTCCTCTGGGGCGGCGCGACCGCCGCGAACCAGGTGGAGGGCGCCTATGCCGAAGGCGGCAAGGGCCTGTCCATCCAGGACGTCATGCCGCACGGCATCACCACGCCCCCGACCGAGGGCCCCACGCCGGACAACCTGAAGCAGGTCGCCGTGGATTCCTATCACCGGTACGCGGAGGACATCGCGCTTTTCGCCGAGATGGGGTTCAAGGTCTACCGCTTCTCCATCGCGTGGAGCCGCATCTTCCCGCTCGGCGACGAGGCCGCGCCGAATGAGGAGGGCCTCGCCTACTACGGCCGAGTCCTGGACGAGCTAGAGAAGCACGGCATCGAGCCCCTGGTGACCATCAGCCACTACGAGACCCCACTGCACCTCGCGCGGCAGTACGGCGGCTGGACCAACCGGGAGCTGATCGGGTTCTACGAGCGGTACTGCCGGGTGCTGTTCGAGCGCTTCGGCGCACGCGTGAAGTACTGGCTCACGTTCAACGAGATCAACTCGGTCATCCACGAGCCGTTCATGTCCGGCGGCATCCCGACGCCCCGCGAAGACCTGACGGACTCCGATCTCTACCAGGCGATCCACCACGAGCTCGTGGCGTCCGCCCGGGTGACGCGCCTGGCCCGCGACATCATGCCGGAGGCCAGGATCGGCTGCATGATCCTCGCGCTGCCGGTGTACCCGCTCACGCCCGCCCCGGCCGACGTCGTGAAGGCGATGGACACCGCTCACGCCAGCTACGCGTTCGGCGACATCCACTGCCGCGGCGAGTACCCGGGCTACCTCCTGCGCTTCTTCCGGGACAACGGCATCGAGCTGGAGATCACCGAACAGGACCGTGAGGACCTGCGGAACACGGTCGACTTCGTCTCCTTCAGCTACTACATGAGCATCTGTGAGACCGCCGATCCGGACCACCAGGTCCAGGGACCCGGCAACATCATGGGCGGTGTGCCCAACCCGACCCTCGAGGCCTCCGAATGGGGCTGGCAGATCGACCCTCAGGGCCTGCGTGTGGTGCTGAACGACTACTGGGAACGCTGGCAGAAGCCGCTCTTCATCGTGGAGAACGGCCTGGGGGCCAAGGATCAGCTGGTCGAGGTGGACGGCGTGAAGACCGTGGAGGATGACTACCGGATCCGCTACCTGAACGACCACCTCGTACAGGTGCGTGAGGCGATCGCCGACGGCGCGCAGGTGCTCGGCTACACGACGTGGGGCTGCATCGACATCGTCAGCGCCTCCACGGCACAGCTGAGCAAGCGCTACGGCTTCATCTACGTGGACCGGAACGACGACGGCTCGGGCACCCTGGAGCGTCACCGGAAGAAGTCCTTCGGCTGGTACCGGGACGTGATCGCCGCCAACGGCGCCAACCTCGTCTGA
- a CDS encoding urease subunit gamma, with product MRLSPREQEKLMIVVAADLARRRQARGLKLNYPEAIAILSYELIEGARDGRSVPELMSWGATILRREDVMDGVPEMIHDVQIEATFPDGTKLVTVHEPIR from the coding sequence ATGCGTCTTTCCCCACGTGAGCAGGAAAAACTGATGATCGTGGTCGCCGCCGATCTGGCGCGGCGCAGACAGGCACGCGGTCTGAAACTCAACTATCCCGAAGCGATCGCCATCCTCAGCTACGAACTGATCGAAGGGGCGCGGGACGGCCGGTCGGTGCCGGAGCTGATGTCCTGGGGCGCCACGATCCTCCGTCGCGAGGACGTCATGGACGGGGTGCCGGAGATGATCCACGACGTTCAGATCGAGGCCACCTTCCCCGACGGCACCAAGCTCGTCACCGTCCACGAACCGATCCGTTAG
- a CDS encoding PRD domain-containing protein, whose amino-acid sequence MEILRVFNNNVVLARNDAGQETILTGRGLGFQAKPGQQVDPAKVIRVFVPENGRDPDNFGAVVAAIPPEHLLLADQALKAVSAEFSDAVGSTLLVALADHLSFAIKRVRQGIRLEYPLRSEVLHLYPHEFRMARRIVEHVNATLEVRLPEEESAAVALHLVNAGFSTGNLAYTYRMTGVLTQLFEVMETAYGRPFDRDSVNAARFITHLRYFFVRAHSGRQLNEGNDKLFTAIREAYPADYATAVKLQSVLELRLDQELTDDEVAYLTLHLARMADDSRG is encoded by the coding sequence GTGGAGATCCTCCGCGTTTTCAACAACAACGTCGTCCTGGCCCGCAATGACGCGGGGCAGGAGACCATCCTGACCGGCCGGGGCCTCGGGTTCCAGGCCAAACCGGGTCAGCAGGTGGACCCGGCCAAGGTGATCCGGGTCTTCGTGCCGGAGAACGGCCGCGATCCGGACAACTTCGGGGCGGTGGTGGCCGCGATCCCGCCCGAGCATCTGCTGCTGGCCGATCAGGCGCTCAAGGCCGTGTCCGCCGAGTTCAGCGACGCCGTGGGATCGACGCTCCTGGTGGCCCTGGCCGATCACCTGAGCTTCGCCATCAAGCGCGTCCGGCAGGGCATCCGGCTCGAGTATCCGCTGCGCTCCGAGGTTCTGCACCTCTACCCTCACGAGTTCCGGATGGCCCGCCGGATCGTGGAGCACGTCAACGCCACCCTGGAGGTTCGCCTCCCGGAGGAGGAGTCCGCGGCGGTGGCCCTGCACCTGGTCAACGCGGGATTCTCCACGGGAAATCTGGCGTACACCTACCGCATGACGGGCGTGCTGACCCAGCTGTTCGAGGTCATGGAGACCGCCTACGGGCGACCCTTCGACCGCGACTCGGTGAACGCGGCCCGCTTCATCACCCACCTGCGGTACTTCTTCGTGCGGGCCCACTCCGGGCGACAGCTCAACGAAGGCAACGACAAGCTGTTCACCGCGATCCGGGAGGCCTACCCGGCGGATTACGCCACCGCCGTGAAGCTCCAGTCCGTGCTGGAGCTCCGGCTGGATCAGGAGCTCACCGACGACGAAGTCGCCTACCTCACCCTGCACCTGGCCCGTATGGCGGACGACTCCCGGGGCTGA
- a CDS encoding purine-cytosine permease family protein, with translation MTQDTLTTPETTPSQHTSSQDAAAQAATRESLEDYTLRFAPRSYRKWGVGVVATSALGGIAYLADFAIGANIGMAYGTVNALLGIAIAAVIIFVTGFPLAYYAARYNIDLDLITRGSGFGYYGSILTNVIFAVFTFIFFALEGSIMAQGLELGLGIPRWLGYLISSVLIIPLVIFGMNALAKLQVWTTPLWLLLMVVPLVYLVAAHPDSLGAFLSYQGTSGQGGVDLASAMLAAGVCLSLMAQIAEQIDYLRFMPPKTPENSRSWWRAVILAGPGWVVFGAIKQAVGLFIAVYLVARLDPAASATANEPVHQFLGVYREMMPPWLAMTLAVVLVVISQIKINVTNAYSGSLAWTNSFTRLTRRYPGRLVFVVVNVGIALVLMEADMFSFLNAILGFYANCAMAWVVTVATDIGINKYVLKISPKVPEFRRGMLYAINPVGFVSMILSAGLSIAVFFGAFGPAIQPFSPVVAVLVAFIATPLMAILTRGKYYLRRADDGVDLPMFDEHGNPSGETLLCHVTGLEFERPDMIRSAVDGPEGEIRYVSSLALATDRSGAHVLPADPR, from the coding sequence TTGACGCAGGACACCCTCACCACACCTGAGACCACACCGTCTCAGCACACGTCTTCGCAGGACGCCGCCGCCCAGGCGGCGACCCGCGAGAGCCTGGAGGACTACACCCTCCGCTTCGCGCCGCGCTCGTACCGGAAGTGGGGCGTCGGCGTCGTCGCGACCAGTGCGCTGGGCGGCATCGCCTACCTTGCCGACTTCGCGATCGGCGCCAACATCGGCATGGCCTACGGCACGGTCAACGCGCTGCTCGGGATCGCGATCGCGGCCGTGATCATCTTCGTGACGGGCTTCCCGCTGGCCTACTACGCGGCCCGTTACAACATCGACCTGGACCTGATCACCCGCGGGTCAGGCTTCGGCTACTACGGCTCCATCCTGACCAACGTCATCTTCGCCGTCTTCACCTTCATCTTCTTCGCCCTCGAAGGCTCGATCATGGCGCAGGGTCTCGAACTGGGGCTCGGCATCCCGCGCTGGCTGGGGTATCTGATCTCCTCCGTGCTGATCATCCCGCTCGTCATCTTCGGCATGAACGCCCTGGCGAAGCTGCAGGTCTGGACCACCCCGCTGTGGCTCCTGCTCATGGTGGTGCCGCTCGTGTACCTTGTGGCGGCGCATCCGGATTCGCTCGGCGCCTTCCTCAGCTACCAGGGCACCTCGGGGCAGGGTGGGGTGGACCTCGCCTCGGCCATGCTCGCCGCCGGTGTCTGCCTGTCGCTCATGGCGCAGATCGCCGAGCAGATCGACTACCTGCGCTTCATGCCGCCCAAGACGCCGGAGAACAGCCGCTCGTGGTGGCGCGCCGTGATCCTGGCCGGCCCGGGCTGGGTGGTGTTCGGGGCGATCAAGCAGGCGGTCGGCCTGTTCATCGCGGTGTACCTCGTCGCACGACTGGACCCGGCGGCATCGGCGACGGCGAACGAGCCGGTGCACCAGTTCCTGGGCGTCTACCGGGAGATGATGCCGCCGTGGCTCGCCATGACGCTCGCGGTGGTCCTGGTGGTCATCTCGCAGATCAAGATCAACGTGACCAACGCCTACTCCGGCTCGCTGGCCTGGACCAACTCCTTCACGCGGCTCACCCGCCGCTACCCGGGCCGGCTCGTGTTCGTAGTGGTCAACGTGGGCATCGCCCTGGTCCTGATGGAGGCGGACATGTTCTCCTTCCTCAACGCGATCCTCGGCTTCTACGCGAACTGCGCCATGGCGTGGGTGGTCACGGTCGCCACGGACATCGGGATCAACAAGTACGTCCTGAAGATCTCCCCGAAGGTCCCGGAGTTCCGCCGCGGCATGCTCTACGCGATCAACCCGGTGGGCTTCGTCTCGATGATCCTCTCGGCGGGCCTCTCCATCGCGGTCTTCTTCGGGGCTTTCGGTCCCGCGATCCAGCCGTTCTCGCCCGTGGTCGCCGTGCTAGTCGCGTTCATCGCCACTCCGCTCATGGCCATCCTGACCCGGGGCAAGTATTACCTGCGCCGTGCCGACGACGGCGTCGATCTGCCGATGTTCGATGAGCACGGCAACCCTTCCGGGGAGACGCTGCTGTGCCACGTCACGGGGCTGGAATTCGAACGCCCGGACATGATCCGCTCCGCCGTCGATGGGCCCGAGGGCGAGATCCGCTATGTGTCCTCGCTCGCTCTCGCGACGGACCGCAGCGGCGCGCACGTCCTGCCCGCCGATCCGCGGTGA
- a CDS encoding beta-glucoside-specific PTS transporter subunit IIABC, which yields MASVDYRSLAADILREVGGEDNVSSAVHCATRLRLRLKDEGKADTAAIEKLPGVITVMKAGGQYQVVVGNDVPTVYAELSRITRFGSEDAGATGGDAPAQGNLFNRFIDMVSGIFTPMLWPLAGSGLFKAFLTMATTFGWIKATDQSYIILAAAADALFYFLPVFLAVTAARRFKANQFTAMAIAGALVYPTIVALAAEGKPVSFAGIPVVMMNYTSSVIPIIVAVWLLGYLERFLARILPSAVRNFLVPLLSIAIMVPLTLMTVGPVTTFISAGISNGVSAIFGFAPWLAGAIMGGLWQVFVLFGLHWGFVPLMATDLATLHYSIMFGPVVPAVLAQAASMLAVALRSRSAKRRAVAAPAALSGFLAGVTEPGIYGVNLPLKKPFYFGIAGGAVGGAIAGMGGSAATAFVFPSLLSLPAFSQVGSFAVLMLGVLAAVLIAFLLTFFFGPREQADDDAAATAAQEQTGPAVAAVGNITVLAPVTGAVIDLADVPDKVFASGAMGAGLGIVPEEDRVYSPVSGTVQAVMKTGHAYGIKSDDGVEVLVHIGIDTVQMKGEGFVSAVSRGDRVEAGALLATVDRAKILEAGYDTTTLMVVTNTKDLTAVVPLAQGRLTHGVPALDVEL from the coding sequence ATGGCATCGGTCGATTACCGGTCGCTGGCCGCCGACATCCTGCGGGAGGTCGGCGGGGAGGACAATGTGTCCAGCGCCGTGCACTGCGCCACCCGGCTGCGCCTGCGCCTCAAGGACGAGGGGAAGGCGGACACGGCCGCCATCGAGAAGCTGCCCGGCGTCATCACCGTGATGAAGGCCGGCGGCCAGTACCAGGTGGTCGTCGGAAACGACGTCCCCACCGTGTACGCGGAGCTGAGCCGGATCACGCGCTTCGGCTCCGAGGACGCGGGCGCCACCGGGGGCGACGCTCCCGCCCAGGGCAATCTGTTCAACCGCTTCATCGACATGGTCTCCGGGATCTTCACCCCGATGCTGTGGCCACTGGCAGGGTCGGGCCTCTTCAAGGCGTTCCTCACCATGGCCACCACCTTCGGCTGGATCAAGGCCACCGATCAGAGCTACATCATCCTGGCCGCGGCCGCCGATGCGCTCTTCTACTTCCTCCCGGTCTTCCTCGCCGTGACCGCGGCCCGCCGTTTCAAGGCGAACCAGTTCACGGCCATGGCGATCGCCGGCGCCCTCGTCTACCCGACCATCGTCGCCCTCGCGGCCGAAGGAAAGCCCGTCTCGTTCGCCGGGATCCCGGTGGTGATGATGAACTACACCAGCTCGGTCATCCCGATCATCGTGGCGGTCTGGCTGCTCGGCTACCTCGAGCGCTTCCTCGCGAGGATCCTCCCCTCGGCCGTCCGCAACTTCCTGGTCCCGCTCCTCAGCATCGCGATCATGGTCCCACTGACCCTCATGACGGTCGGTCCGGTCACCACCTTCATCTCCGCCGGCATCTCGAACGGCGTCTCGGCGATCTTCGGCTTCGCCCCCTGGCTGGCGGGCGCCATCATGGGCGGCCTCTGGCAGGTCTTCGTCCTCTTCGGCCTGCACTGGGGCTTCGTCCCGCTCATGGCCACCGACCTCGCCACCCTGCACTACTCGATCATGTTCGGCCCGGTGGTCCCGGCCGTGCTCGCCCAGGCCGCTTCGATGCTCGCCGTCGCCCTCCGCAGCCGGAGCGCCAAGCGCCGGGCCGTGGCCGCGCCCGCCGCCTTGTCCGGATTCCTGGCCGGTGTCACCGAACCGGGCATCTACGGCGTCAACCTTCCGCTGAAGAAGCCCTTCTACTTCGGCATCGCGGGCGGCGCCGTCGGCGGTGCGATCGCGGGCATGGGCGGCAGCGCGGCCACGGCGTTCGTGTTCCCGTCGCTGCTCTCCCTTCCCGCTTTCTCCCAGGTCGGCAGCTTCGCCGTCCTCATGCTGGGCGTCCTGGCCGCCGTCCTCATCGCGTTCCTCCTCACCTTCTTCTTCGGCCCCCGTGAGCAGGCGGACGACGACGCCGCGGCCACCGCCGCGCAGGAACAGACCGGTCCCGCCGTGGCCGCCGTCGGGAACATCACCGTCCTGGCCCCCGTCACCGGGGCGGTCATCGACCTGGCCGACGTCCCGGACAAGGTCTTCGCCTCGGGCGCCATGGGTGCGGGCCTCGGCATCGTCCCCGAGGAGGACCGGGTCTACTCCCCCGTCTCCGGCACCGTCCAGGCCGTCATGAAGACCGGCCACGCTTACGGCATCAAGTCGGACGACGGCGTCGAGGTGCTGGTCCACATCGGCATCGACACCGTGCAGATGAAGGGCGAGGGATTCGTCTCCGCCGTGTCGCGCGGTGACCGCGTCGAGGCCGGGGCCCTGCTCGCCACCGTCGACCGCGCCAAGATCCTGGAGGCCGGCTACGACACCACCACCCTCATGGTCGTCACCAACACCAAGGACCTCACCGCCGTCGTGCCCCTCGCCCAGGGCCGCCTGACGCACGGGGTGCCGGCGCTCGACGTCGAACTCTGA